From the Luteolibacter sp. Y139 genome, one window contains:
- a CDS encoding tetratricopeptide repeat protein, giving the protein MALFPLCSLTVSAQVDLNKAQTAGMEAYKAKNWQVAIENLSSIVKAKPNDAPGGVLYTLGYAYFFNLNYQESATTFELYLKKYAESEFAPEVHLTLGRALLQIDGKTDEALTHLAKASEKPEFAEEARFAAADAYIKKGDMDKAAQTLKNAMAGKSSGVSLLRAAIQLVDLYIDGGKLPEATKLLEDLERNPGYPDVIVVVNNRFVKIGDLQLEAKAYSDALEAYSSARPRNQVIAIQVDRLAQSKKRKDELEKRIAADKKANRPLPRNIEENVATLGGMIENTEKVLGELRNLDTYDATVQYRIGRCYFNMERFWPSSVAFETVADENPKSDDAATALFGAMISQWRLERLDAAGVLASRYLDNHPEGKQVETVAELKATLLLKTRKFDEAVSFLTAFIDKNPNSPIKQKMMTFRANARFEGGQYDQAATEYDQLMKDFGGSPEFEEYVYRRALCDFLRNKYQETVSAFDSYEKNFPNGDFLADIRYRRGIIQLALKDYKTLIPSMLALLQDETAKSFLGQIHTLLGDAYQNSGDNDNAGTQFKLAVETANGDRSVLEYALEQATNILRGARRWDDLEALWKKFLADNPDHPMTLRGVSELSKLLQRANKKVEARKMLSEHILKDIQNPRSEYVEMLISQLAGMHVPPRSVKKDAPKPDIEALEGELVGDLEIPEDDKTPAYVARVLFAKSELARQMGDKARAERSLGAIANTASSNDLGPVLLSMVGQYLFDKGEYDKATPLYERLRDAFPDSPYSDAAPVGLGKIALAQKEYQDAAKQFDIAINRASGDSTLKEATFGKAQALRALKQREDAKKLFEQILTTKGWRGIELAGANYELGEIESESGNKAGAHAYFQRVYLSHGAYPQYAIKSYVRAADMLRMDGKQDEYKATLQELIRKYPDSPEAKKARLSVGSDTESK; this is encoded by the coding sequence GTGGCCCTGTTTCCACTGTGCTCGCTGACGGTTTCGGCTCAGGTGGATTTGAACAAGGCGCAGACGGCGGGGATGGAAGCCTACAAGGCGAAGAATTGGCAGGTCGCCATTGAGAACCTCTCTTCGATCGTCAAGGCCAAGCCGAACGATGCCCCGGGAGGCGTTCTTTACACCCTTGGCTACGCTTACTTCTTCAATCTCAACTACCAGGAGTCGGCGACCACCTTCGAGCTCTACCTGAAAAAGTATGCGGAGAGCGAGTTCGCTCCGGAAGTCCACCTGACCCTGGGCCGGGCGCTGCTCCAGATCGACGGCAAGACGGACGAGGCGCTGACGCACCTCGCCAAGGCTTCCGAGAAGCCGGAATTCGCCGAAGAGGCACGTTTCGCGGCTGCCGACGCCTACATCAAGAAGGGCGACATGGACAAGGCCGCCCAGACGCTGAAAAACGCGATGGCTGGCAAGTCCTCCGGCGTGAGCCTGCTGCGCGCCGCGATCCAGCTGGTGGACCTCTACATCGACGGCGGCAAGCTGCCGGAAGCCACGAAGCTGCTAGAGGATCTGGAGCGCAATCCCGGCTATCCGGACGTGATCGTGGTGGTGAACAACCGCTTTGTGAAAATCGGCGATCTCCAGCTGGAGGCCAAGGCCTACTCCGATGCACTGGAGGCCTACTCGAGCGCCCGCCCGCGCAATCAGGTGATCGCCATCCAGGTCGACCGCCTCGCGCAGTCGAAGAAGCGCAAGGATGAGCTGGAGAAGCGCATCGCCGCCGACAAGAAGGCGAACCGGCCCCTGCCGCGGAACATCGAGGAAAACGTGGCCACCCTCGGTGGCATGATCGAGAACACCGAGAAGGTGCTTGGCGAACTTCGCAACTTGGACACCTACGACGCGACCGTCCAGTACCGGATCGGCCGCTGCTATTTCAACATGGAGCGCTTCTGGCCCTCCTCCGTCGCCTTCGAGACCGTCGCGGATGAGAACCCGAAGTCCGACGACGCTGCTACGGCGCTGTTCGGTGCGATGATTTCCCAGTGGCGTCTCGAGCGCCTCGATGCGGCCGGGGTGCTGGCCAGCCGCTATCTGGACAACCATCCGGAGGGCAAGCAGGTCGAAACCGTCGCGGAGCTGAAAGCCACGCTGCTCCTCAAGACCCGCAAGTTTGATGAGGCGGTGTCCTTCCTCACGGCGTTCATCGACAAGAACCCGAATTCGCCGATCAAGCAGAAGATGATGACCTTCCGCGCGAATGCGCGCTTCGAGGGTGGCCAATACGACCAGGCGGCGACGGAATACGACCAGCTGATGAAGGACTTCGGCGGCTCGCCGGAATTCGAGGAATACGTTTACCGCCGTGCCCTTTGCGACTTTCTCCGCAACAAGTATCAGGAGACGGTCTCGGCCTTCGACTCGTACGAAAAGAACTTCCCGAACGGGGATTTCCTCGCTGACATCCGCTACCGCCGCGGGATCATCCAGCTGGCGCTGAAGGACTACAAGACGCTGATCCCGTCGATGCTGGCGCTTTTGCAGGACGAGACCGCGAAGAGTTTCCTCGGCCAGATCCACACGCTGTTGGGCGACGCCTACCAGAACAGCGGGGACAACGACAATGCCGGTACCCAGTTCAAGCTGGCCGTGGAAACGGCGAATGGTGACCGCAGCGTCCTCGAATATGCGCTCGAGCAAGCCACCAACATCCTGCGGGGTGCCCGGCGGTGGGACGATCTTGAGGCCCTCTGGAAGAAGTTCCTGGCAGACAATCCGGACCACCCGATGACCCTTCGCGGTGTCTCCGAGCTCTCGAAGCTGCTGCAGCGCGCCAACAAGAAGGTGGAAGCCCGCAAGATGCTCTCGGAGCACATTCTCAAGGACATCCAGAATCCACGCTCCGAGTATGTCGAAATGCTGATCAGCCAGCTGGCCGGCATGCACGTCCCGCCGCGCTCCGTGAAGAAGGACGCGCCGAAGCCGGACATCGAGGCACTCGAAGGTGAACTGGTGGGCGACCTTGAGATTCCCGAGGATGACAAGACGCCGGCCTATGTCGCCCGCGTGCTCTTCGCCAAGTCCGAGCTGGCCCGCCAGATGGGGGACAAGGCCCGCGCCGAACGCAGCCTCGGTGCCATCGCGAACACGGCCAGCTCCAACGACCTCGGCCCGGTGCTGCTGTCGATGGTGGGCCAGTATCTCTTCGACAAGGGCGAATACGACAAGGCGACGCCGCTTTACGAGCGCTTGCGGGATGCGTTCCCGGATTCGCCGTACTCGGACGCGGCACCGGTCGGTCTCGGCAAGATTGCGCTGGCCCAGAAGGAATATCAGGACGCGGCCAAGCAGTTCGACATCGCGATCAACCGCGCTTCCGGCGACAGTACCTTGAAGGAAGCGACCTTCGGGAAGGCGCAGGCGCTGCGGGCGCTGAAGCAGCGGGAAGACGCCAAGAAGCTCTTCGAACAAATCCTCACGACCAAGGGTTGGCGCGGGATCGAACTGGCGGGCGCGAACTACGAACTCGGCGAGATCGAGTCCGAATCCGGGAACAAGGCCGGTGCCCACGCCTACTTCCAACGCGTCTACCTGTCTCACGGAGCCTATCCCCAATATGCCATCAAGTCCTACGTCCGCGCCGCCGACATGCTGCGCATGGATGGCAAGCAGGATGAGTACAAGGCGACTCTCCAGGAGCTGATCCGCAAGTATCCCGATTCCCCAGAGGCCAAGAAGGCGCGCCTCTCCGTTGGCTCGGACACAGAGTCAAAGTAA